In Afipia sp. GAS231, a single window of DNA contains:
- a CDS encoding SET domain-containing protein gives MPAIPKNKPYRVGRSATGLGLFATKPIKKGSKIIRYFGPLLDSKKKKDDAIENKYLFELNNRWTIDGSVRKNIARYINHACKPNAESDVKPRKRKVVIRAIKNIEPGEEINYDYGTDYFKAYLKPIGCKCAACEKKRKKKRAEARAEKLRLKAKAERKALKEAEKQAAKAKKAREKLKQKRELNGHSKVAKANGNSRVRVASKRPSAPKPQAAAAIPAPALQA, from the coding sequence ATGCCTGCCATTCCCAAGAACAAGCCCTATCGCGTCGGCCGCTCCGCCACTGGTCTCGGCCTCTTCGCCACCAAGCCGATCAAGAAGGGCAGCAAAATCATCCGCTATTTTGGCCCGCTGTTGGATTCGAAGAAGAAAAAAGACGACGCGATCGAGAACAAGTACCTGTTCGAGCTCAACAACCGCTGGACCATCGATGGCTCGGTGCGCAAGAACATCGCCCGCTACATCAACCATGCCTGCAAGCCGAACGCGGAATCCGACGTCAAGCCGCGCAAGCGCAAGGTGGTCATCCGCGCCATCAAGAACATCGAGCCGGGCGAAGAGATCAACTACGATTACGGCACCGACTATTTCAAAGCCTATCTGAAGCCGATCGGCTGCAAATGTGCAGCCTGCGAGAAGAAGCGCAAGAAGAAGCGCGCCGAGGCGCGGGCCGAGAAATTGCGGCTGAAGGCGAAGGCCGAGCGCAAGGCGCTGAAGGAGGCCGAGAAGCAGGCCGCGAAGGCGAAGAAGGCCAGAGAAAAGCTGAAGCAAAAGCGGGAGCTGAACGGCCATTCGAAGGTCGCCAAGGCCAACGGCAATAGCCGCGTCCGGGTGGCCAGCAAGAGGCCATCCGCCCCGAAGCCGCAGGCTGCCGCGGCTATTCCAGCACCGGCGCTTCAGGCCTAG
- a CDS encoding TetR/AcrR family transcriptional regulator — protein sequence MARLSRENRTSRPAARLRRPAKVAAERPAVRRRRAAGDTPYHHGDLHEALLQAAERVLERDGIAGLTLRAVAREAGVSHAAPTHHFGDLTGLLSELAAIGFRRFNTAMIAARASETHPLMKAMANAKAYVAYAQAYPGMYSLMFRTERLDMTRPSLHEAATASFQGLANSVAAGRQEGGLQAPLSGEALDALSLEQAAAIARNWSLVHGFTMLLLDGRLKDILHRLPAGTTPEQLLDAMMRAAVGRLPVA from the coding sequence ATGGCAAGATTATCCAGAGAAAACCGAACGAGTCGTCCGGCTGCGCGGCTGCGCAGGCCGGCCAAGGTCGCGGCTGAGCGGCCGGCCGTCCGGCGGCGCCGCGCGGCGGGCGACACGCCCTATCATCATGGCGATCTGCATGAAGCCTTGCTGCAGGCGGCCGAACGGGTGCTGGAGCGCGACGGTATCGCCGGGTTGACGCTGCGGGCGGTGGCGCGTGAGGCCGGCGTCTCGCATGCAGCACCGACCCACCATTTCGGCGACCTCACGGGTCTCCTGAGCGAACTCGCCGCCATCGGCTTCCGAAGGTTCAACACCGCCATGATCGCCGCCCGCGCCAGCGAAACCCATCCGCTGATGAAGGCGATGGCCAACGCCAAGGCCTATGTCGCCTATGCGCAGGCGTATCCCGGCATGTACAGCCTGATGTTCCGCACCGAGCGGCTCGACATGACGCGGCCCTCGTTGCACGAAGCCGCGACCGCTTCGTTTCAGGGGCTGGCGAACTCGGTCGCCGCCGGCCGCCAGGAGGGCGGCCTTCAGGCACCTCTCTCCGGCGAGGCGCTGGACGCTTTGTCGCTCGAACAGGCGGCCGCAATTGCGCGCAACTGGTCGCTGGTCCACGGCTTCACCATGTTGCTGCTCGATGGACGGCTGAAGGACATCCTGCACCGGCTGCCCGCGGGCACCACGCCCGAGCAGTTGCTGGACGCGATGATGCGTGCGGCGGTCGGCCGGCTGCCGGTGGCGTAG
- a CDS encoding carotenoid oxygenase family protein: MLDQVSTNAARTNLAPIPMECDAPFLKVSGELPRELNGTLYRNGPNPQFDAPGAHWFVGDGMLHAFRLENGRASYRNRWVRTPKWQAEHDAGRALFGGFGRKLPDAPPSTIDDGGVANTNIIFHGGRLLALEEGHLPTEIEPGTLNRLGYCDYKGAIKGPFTAHPKIDPVTGEMAFFGYNAAGPLTPALSFGTVNASGVVTRFDRFEAPYASMVHDFIVTENHLLFPILPITGSMDRAMRGRPPYAWEPEKGAYVGVMKRNGSANDLVWFRAESCYVFHVMNAWEEGNLIIADVMQFEEAPLFTHPDGSKTDPDKSRARYCRWTFDLAGNTDRFTQTYLDDDLTGEFPRIDDRRAGLKNSHGWYACANPDLPMFGALSGLVHVDGNGKRLGNYLLPAGDTISEPVFVERGPGATEGDGWLLSAVWRAQENRSDLAVFNAKDVESGPVALVHLGHRVPDGFHGNWVGAE; the protein is encoded by the coding sequence ATGCTCGACCAGGTTTCGACCAATGCGGCCCGCACCAACCTCGCGCCGATCCCGATGGAGTGTGACGCGCCGTTTCTCAAGGTGAGCGGCGAATTGCCGCGCGAACTCAACGGCACGCTCTATCGCAACGGTCCCAACCCGCAATTCGACGCACCCGGCGCGCACTGGTTCGTCGGCGACGGCATGCTGCACGCCTTCCGTCTCGAGAACGGCCGCGCCAGCTATCGCAACCGCTGGGTTCGCACCCCGAAATGGCAGGCCGAACACGACGCCGGCCGCGCCCTGTTCGGCGGCTTCGGCCGCAAGCTGCCGGATGCGCCGCCCTCGACCATCGACGATGGCGGCGTCGCCAACACCAACATCATCTTTCACGGCGGCCGGCTGCTGGCGCTGGAGGAGGGTCATCTGCCGACCGAGATCGAGCCGGGCACGCTCAACCGTCTCGGCTATTGCGACTACAAGGGCGCCATCAAGGGTCCCTTCACCGCGCATCCCAAGATCGATCCGGTCACCGGCGAGATGGCGTTCTTCGGCTACAACGCCGCGGGACCTTTGACCCCTGCCCTCTCGTTCGGCACCGTCAACGCTTCAGGCGTGGTGACGCGGTTCGATCGCTTCGAAGCGCCCTATGCCAGCATGGTGCACGACTTCATCGTCACCGAAAATCATCTGCTGTTTCCGATCCTGCCCATCACCGGCAGCATGGACCGCGCGATGCGCGGCCGGCCACCTTACGCCTGGGAGCCGGAGAAAGGCGCCTATGTCGGCGTCATGAAGCGCAACGGCTCGGCCAACGACCTGGTCTGGTTCCGCGCCGAGAGCTGCTACGTGTTCCACGTCATGAATGCCTGGGAGGAAGGCAACCTCATCATCGCCGACGTGATGCAGTTCGAGGAAGCGCCGCTGTTCACCCATCCCGACGGCTCGAAGACGGATCCGGATAAATCGCGCGCACGGTACTGCCGCTGGACCTTCGACCTTGCAGGGAATACCGACCGCTTCACCCAGACCTATCTGGACGACGACCTCACCGGCGAATTCCCGCGCATCGACGATCGCCGCGCCGGCCTCAAGAATAGCCACGGCTGGTACGCCTGCGCCAATCCGGATTTGCCGATGTTCGGCGCGCTCTCTGGCCTCGTGCATGTCGACGGCAACGGCAAGCGGCTCGGCAACTATCTCCTGCCCGCCGGCGACACCATTTCGGAGCCGGTGTTCGTCGAACGCGGTCCTGGCGCCACCGAGGGCGACGGCTGGCTGCTGTCGGCGGTCTGGCGAGCGCAGGAAAACCGCAGCGACCTCGCGGTGTTCAACGCCAAGGACGTCGAATCCGGCCCGGTCGCGCTGGTGCATCTCGGCCATCGCGTGCCCGATGGGTTTCATGGCAACTGGGTGGGTGCAGAGTAA
- a CDS encoding MAPEG family protein, whose translation MHLPSITAIYLAVLALLYAALAIQVARLRQNNRASFGDNGSLELRCAIRVHANFVEYVPIITLMVAMLEMSGLPAMRVHLLMGALLASRLLHPLGMYAAPNTLQFRIGRVGGATITFVLLIACAVTILWRLL comes from the coding sequence ATGCATCTGCCCTCCATTACCGCGATCTACCTCGCCGTTCTCGCGCTGCTCTACGCGGCGCTCGCCATTCAAGTCGCGCGCTTGCGGCAGAACAACCGGGCGAGCTTTGGTGACAACGGAAGCCTCGAACTTCGCTGCGCGATCCGGGTTCACGCCAACTTCGTCGAATACGTCCCGATCATCACGCTGATGGTTGCGATGCTCGAAATGTCAGGTCTGCCGGCGATGCGGGTTCATCTGCTGATGGGCGCGCTGCTGGCGTCGCGGCTGCTGCATCCGCTCGGCATGTACGCCGCGCCCAACACGCTGCAGTTTCGCATCGGCCGGGTCGGCGGCGCCACGATCACCTTCGTTTTGTTGATTGCCTGCGCCGTGACGATCCTGTGGCGGCTGCTATGA
- a CDS encoding DedA family protein, giving the protein MPADLDIPACIALLAEWGPLGIAGIALAEKLLPVVPSYLVFVLLGTAASGRSDLAVTVAAAAAGSTLGALGWYCVGLGLGPTRVESLIERFGRYILLKPALYSRMTGAYRRNHFWVTVAGQAIPAVRVYLSIPAGVLHLAVATFLAATLIGSLVWTGPLLTLGYFLREQNVDAASAGVLVVAALAGLELVVLVGWRLARGRGS; this is encoded by the coding sequence ATGCCGGCCGATCTCGACATCCCGGCTTGCATCGCCTTGCTCGCCGAATGGGGTCCTCTCGGAATTGCAGGCATCGCGCTCGCCGAAAAGCTGCTTCCGGTGGTGCCGTCGTATCTGGTTTTCGTGCTGCTCGGCACGGCGGCGTCGGGCCGAAGCGATCTGGCCGTCACCGTGGCCGCGGCGGCAGCCGGCTCCACGTTGGGCGCGCTTGGGTGGTACTGCGTCGGCCTCGGTCTGGGGCCAACACGGGTCGAGTCGCTGATTGAACGGTTCGGGCGCTACATACTGCTGAAGCCCGCCCTCTATTCCCGGATGACGGGCGCTTACCGGCGCAATCATTTCTGGGTCACGGTGGCAGGGCAGGCGATTCCGGCGGTACGGGTCTATCTTTCGATTCCGGCCGGAGTGCTCCATCTGGCAGTCGCGACCTTCCTGGCGGCAACGCTGATCGGCAGCCTGGTGTGGACCGGGCCGCTTCTCACGCTCGGATATTTCCTGCGTGAGCAAAATGTCGACGCCGCATCTGCGGGAGTGCTCGTCGTTGCGGCGCTGGCCGGCCTTGAACTTGTTGTACTGGTCGGCTGGCGTCTGGCGCGGGGCCGAGGCTCATAG